Part of the Virgibacillus necropolis genome, TTAATGCTTGTATCCATGCCCCACTCTCACTATACGTTGCGAAAAGTGGCACATCTGCGAATATGATTAATACACAGGCAGGGGTAATTAAAACCCCGTTCGCAAAAATATAACCAATTTTCATTATCGGTGGAATGGTATCATATTCTTTAACTGGTGTTACCATTGGCCACCAGACAATGAAAGCAGATATCAGTATAACCGTTGATATAATAGCATGTGTAATAGGTGATGATTTTGCAAAGTCAAAAACATCAGGAATATGGTAAAGCGAAAATAATGTGTTAAACAGTAATAATGAAATAAGCGGTTTCGTTACTAGGTTTACTACTGGTTTTATAATTGGAAGCTCAAGTACCTTCCTCCATATCCATACTGGTATACCTTTAATGACTAATATAGGAAATATTAAATAATAAATAGCCATTTGAATCATATGTGCCGTCAGCATAATATGTGTTAATAAATCTATCGGTGATCCCTTTACTAGGTAAAGCAATACCATAGCTAAGTAAAAAAAGAATTGTTGCTTTCCTGTAGGCTTCGCATCCCCACCAAATTTATGGCGATAACGTCCTGTCAGTAAAAAATAGGTGAGTGCTAAACCTAATACAAACAGCATATAATAAGGACTCCAAAGTCCCCTGAATCCGAAGATTTGTAATTCTAACCACATAACTTTTCACTCCATAATAACAACTTATATTTTAAGGGGTCGTTTAAAAAGTCACCAAAAGATAAACGGCAAATTTCTTCGATGCGCAGTTTTTCCGGTCCTCAAAATCTTCGCGCCTTGAACTTCTTGTTTCTAATTTGCCTGACTTTTTTAACACGCACTTTAAGTATAACGCAAACTATCTACATTCACATTAATTGGATGTGACAAATTTCTTAAAAAAATAACAGGCTAGAATTCTAGCCTGTTATTTTTATTCACTACCACCAAATTAACACACTTAAAGCAGTTATCGATAAAGCTGCTGCAAAGAAACCGCCGTACATCATAGTAGATGGCATTTCATGACCAGCGTTTTTCATATGCATGAAATAATAAAGTTGAAAAGCAACCTG contains:
- the ctaG gene encoding cytochrome c oxidase assembly factor CtaG, which codes for MWLELQIFGFRGLWSPYYMLFVLGLALTYFLLTGRYRHKFGGDAKPTGKQQFFFYLAMVLLYLVKGSPIDLLTHIMLTAHMIQMAIYYLIFPILVIKGIPVWIWRKVLELPIIKPVVNLVTKPLISLLLFNTLFSLYHIPDVFDFAKSSPITHAIISTVILISAFIVWWPMVTPVKEYDTIPPIMKIGYIFANGVLITPACVLIIFADVPLFATYSESGAWIQALSLCVPTEVLSGLTGALTGPEMFSPMSTLEDQQLGGIIMKLMQEITYGFILAKVFFSWFNRESLKVDPMPDPSSAN